One window from the genome of Kryptolebias marmoratus isolate JLee-2015 linkage group LG1, ASM164957v2, whole genome shotgun sequence encodes:
- the lg1h12orf65 gene encoding probable peptide chain release factor C12orf65 homolog, mitochondrial → MSPLVLFASRVLSVSRRLVRTAASGLSPLLTPTPPGLPWVLAAGKKNLTDLPVLNEDELEEQFVRGSGPGGQATNKTSNCVVLKHIPTGIVVKCHQTRSVDINRKRAREIMREKLDVEYKGELSEILVRKKESVLRKQEKRRKVNEHLERKRLFKETLSEE, encoded by the exons ATGTCACCGCTCGTCCTGTTTGCCAGCCGTGTGCTGAGTGTGTCCAGGCGGCTCGTACGGACAGCTGCTTCCGGCCTCTCTCCGCTGCTAACACCGACCCCACCGGGACTCCCCTGGGTTCTGGCTGCTGGGAAAAAGAACCTGACGGATCTCCCGGTCCTGAACGAGGATGAGCTTGAAGAGCAGTTCGTGCGAGGATCTGGACCCGGAGGCCAGGCCACCAATAAAACCAGCAACTGTGTGGTCCTCAAACACATCCCCACAGGGATTGTAGTGAAG TGCCATCAGACCAGATCTGTGGATATAAACCGGAAGCGAGCCCGAGAAATAATGCGGGAGAAGCTCGATGTTGAATATAAAGGAGAGCTCAGTGAAATTcttgtaagaaagaaagaatccGTGTTAAGGaagcaagaaaaaagaagaaaggtgaATGAACATCTGGAGAGAAAAAGACTGTTTAAAGAAACTCTGAGTGAAGAATAA
- the kmt5ab gene encoding lysine methyltransferase 5Ab, translated as MAKGKKTALKNNKKSENSVGQIDPSQTETKENKPAANKDRVGKVQSTLQSFRTPRKSRSPLSDNSSMLIQEGKDLDASNPDLSKLKPDMPGKIKSDSCESKEQPTEVSRQSNGTRKQASDQPKQQGSSTQSNVKSAANAQLPASKPQSKTGQKTRAKKKENKALQNRKVTDYFPIRRSGRKTKTELKSEEDKLFDDLIKNGTEKGMQVKHIEGKGRGVFAVTGFKKGDFVVEYHGDLLDLTEAKRREAEYSKDPETGCYMYYFQYQSKTYCVDATKETGRLGRLLNHSKSGNCQTRLHAIDGTPHLVLVASRDIDAEEELLYDYGDRSKDSISAHPWLKH; from the exons ATGGCGAAAG GGAAGAAAACTGcgctgaaaaacaacaagaagtcTGAGAACAGTGTTGGACAAATAGACCCCTCACAAACTgagacaaaggaaaacaaaccagcagctaaCAAG GACCGTGTAGGTAAAGTTCAGTCAACCCTCCAGAGTTTTCGGACTCCAAGAAAGTCTAGATCTCCATTAAGTGACAATTCAAGCATGCTGATCCAGGAGGGAAAGGATTTGGACGCATCCAATCCAGACTTGTCAAAGCTGAAGCCAG ACATGCCTGGCAAAATTAAATCTGACAGCTGTGAGTCGAAAGAACAGCCCACCGAAGTGTCCCGTCAGAGTAACGGGACGAGAAAGCAAGCCTCTGATCAGCCTAAGCAACAAGGATCCTCCACGCAGTCAAATGTGAAATCTGCTGCAAACGCTCAGCTTCCAGCGTCCAAACCTCAGAGTAAAACTGGTCAAAAGACCAGAGCAAAGAA GAAGGAGAACAAAGCTCTTCAAAACAGAAAGGTCACCGACTATTTTCCCATCAGACGGAgcggcagaaaaacaaaaactgagctaaaG AGTGAAGAGGACAAACTCTTTGATGATCTGATAAAAAATGGGACTGAAAAGGGAATGCAG GTCAAACACATAGAGGGAAAAGGAAGAGGAGTGTTTGCTGTTACGGGTTTCAAAAAGGGAGATTTTGTCGTCGAGTACCACGGTGACCTGCTGGACCTGACAGAGGCTAAAAGAAGAGAGGCGGAGTATTCGAAGGATCCTGAAACGGGCTGTTACATGTACTACTTCCAGTATCAATCCAAAACTTACTG CGTCGATGCTACGAAGGAAACGGGCCGACTCGGAAGGCTCCTAAACCACAGTAAAAGTGGAAACTGCCAGACGAGGCTCCATGCCATCGATGGGACGCCTCATCTCGTCCTGGTGGCCTCCAGAGACATCGATgcagaggaggagctgctgtaCGACTACGGCGATCGGAGCAAAGACTCGATCTCTGCGCACCCGTGGCTCAAACACTGA
- the rilpl2 gene encoding RILP-like protein 2 codes for MEFGEDSSPALAFEKDAFELTVEDVYDISYVIGRDLLKISSTGEEVSDLQFRIVRVLEMFETLVNKYNLSLEELKMERDNLKSELDRVVKEGSSSGQSRPAGGPNQLVVDLTDPNRPRFTMQELKEVLQERNQLKAQLMVAQEELQLYKSGILPQSETALVEVDLNPPAATEDSPATINEKTTIGKLFSFRRK; via the exons ATGGAGTTTGGTGAAGATTCGTCGCCTGCTCTGGCTTTTGAGAAGGACGCCTTCGAGCTCACGGTCGAAGATGTTTATGACATTTCCTACGTGATCGGTCGGGATCTGTTGAAGATCAGCAGCACGGGGGAAGAAGTGTCGGACTTGCAGTTCAGGATAGTCCGGGTCCTGGAGATGTTCGAAACCCTGGTCAACAAATACAACTTGtccctggaggagctgaaaaTGGAGCGGGACAACCTGAAGAGTGAGCTGGACAGGGTGGTGAAGGAGGGGTCCTCCTCGGGACAGAGCAGG CCAGCAGGAGGACCCAACCAGCTGGTGGTGGACCTGACGGACCCCAACAGACCGCGCTTCACCAtgcaggagctgaaggaggtCCTGCAGGAGAGGAACCAGCTGAAGGCCCAGCTCATGGTGGCCCAGGAGGAGCTTCAGCTGTATAAGAG TGGGATTCTGCCTCAGTCGGAGACAGCCCTGGTGGAAGTGGATCTGAATCCACCAGCAGCTACAGAGGACAGTCCAGCCACAATAAACGAGAAGACAACCATAGGAAAACT GTTTTCGTTCAGGCgaaaatga